cggtttaattagatcaagtatcgttcatatactagtagcaacatttctaaatggttcgcgtttcttccgcaggaagaagaaagacaaagactttctcaatgtgatgaaggctcctcctcccaggcgtcgacgggcagggtagcctgggacaagcctctcgtacgggcgctaaacatcgttaatgagcattcaccgacgagaaggccgcatagaggccgtgtggctggcgccggtacaggctacaagcatggtcactacggcttgtcgtctgcggccgataaaaatgcgcgcagtgagaggaagcagcgggaggcggaggaaatgagggagtcaatcctagcccaagtccaagctggtttagtaccgcaactggtaccgcaactcaaagctacgctcgtacctgaagtcaaagctgaagtcgccgcttcagtccaagcagatttcgacgctctacacgcgtggtatgagggtggcaaacaagccccccccccccgaaaatgcaagtggttagcttcgacggcagcaactcgatggcgccgccgtccgccggcaatgacaatgttataatggagactcctccggccgccggcaatgtcgctggtgctagggattcaccgtccatgccgggtagcagcccctccgtcacttgcacgccagccgccgcatgtgccggcccgtcgacattagccgagctcaacgccctcacggtaattaactaatgtgtacatcaagttaatatattagtttcgtcatccttgccctctctctaacgccatacacatgttctcgcaggcgctctcaacgccatgcaccttcctgatgagagtaaacgacgaactcaaagacgtcgcgagggggtccatccttcggcccctggataagaagtggcacacacgagatatggcggatgacgtttaccgggttgaagtggatcgggcgttaccgggctatgaggatttgtttcctcctaatcaaccgcatggtgccgatgacgatagcccgttgaatctggcctcactgaagggttgggtactgctatggccgaagaccctaattcggatcaacacctactcggggtcgacggcaagcaaagacaagcaccttgcggcgccacatgtcagcttccctccacgacagccagcggcgccggtggtcatcgccccaccagaacggccagctgcgccagaggtcagcgccccaccacaacagccagctgcgccagatgccgaggaatacgaacgtgagaacttccaatgggatattcctacgagcttcacaagttgtccatgaggatgcgccggccttgaaatatgtgtgctccaagaagctgttcgattctcaagaaacggctgaggaggaaaatcctgaggaggtcgccaccaccaccgtcaaaaatatgttgagcccaaacacactccgtgctacggccactacggcgatggatggtccagcactacaacccaagaagaggaagagggcaaataagaaggacgcccaagacaaggcggcggccaaatccaaggacaaggtcccactccttgacaagttgccaaacaattggcgacctctgcatcacttgggtgaaccgatgctgccggagcatgtcctgAAGAAACTCAcctcggatatgaggagcttgcatgagactgtcaggcatgtggagaaccttcttctcaaatcaaaagatcctggttaccctctcttcgtggcgaaggtgccaactggcatgaacttcgtcgagaagtaccccgcggacttgtgcttcatccggttcaacgacatcttcatcatctatcgcatgcaagcgctccactttagtgtggttcgcctagttgctcttagcttgtcttcccagattgttaaggaggggacgccgaccatcgcgataatggaccccttctatatgcgggagagcatcatctgcaacgctggggatcgcgcgattgccacccagcaggtcgaggatttcatgctggcgaacattaagaagggcgccattctcatcccttacttccccgagtaagtaatcactcgctagtcccccatcaccattctatcctatatctccatttgcatttccaaaggttaatccgtgtgttttccgcagagacaagttctgcaccctcatcgccgtgcacccgcaacactcgcatgcagtctatctcgactcgggtagggaccgcaagaaagactacacccacatcagggcccttctcaatgatgctctcaccggcttcgccaacaaggcaggccccctcaaagtagagaggaaatcccgaggaggcttggtcttaacccacacaaccaacttcccctgcctcaggcagtcgacgcaagacaatgggatggacgcgtggtacgccatccttcagatgcaggagtacataaagtacgcagatgacatgttgctgccagagaatctcagaaacaggtttgcaaacatggcggatgtccctgatagatagattagaaagaactggggtcgcatccagcagttcatttgcacggtaatcctgcaggatgtcaacgctaggtctggcgagttcttctacggctacggtctaccacctaatgacgagatagaactccgcttggagatgtcgcgtgatgagaggccgttcaactcgcttgcgggctgccgtccattcccccctaggcgtacaacctgatcctacgacgggaacacttgctaaagcttgaacgatatgtccttgaacttccgtactgtaataattgctatatattccaatagaatcgacttgttgcttttatttagttgtatgaatatgcatgtgaacatgtgtctatagtttcatttactttgctatatatttcaagattatggcgtagatagcttaataattatttgcattacttgcctcgtatttggagttcgccgatgattagaatgttcggtcactcgtacactcgggggtggagccagtgagccttggtgcgacggccacaagtatcaatctcttgtgcatcctacctagcctcactgactccatccctggatgttaatatttgtttcgaccaacaaagtatgaggcacgctatttaattcgtactacttgtcttttatttgagttcgcacttcttaattgcattggccgatgattaaaatgttcggtcacttgtacactccggggtggggccagtgaggcttggtgtgatggccacaaataccaatctattgtgcatcctacctagcctcgctgacctcatccctgtatgttattatttatttcgaccaacaaagtatgaggcacatgctatttagttcgtactacttgtctcttatttgagttggcacttgttcattgcattggtactaacgttttacttgtcttgtgaatggagataccgacgacatatgtcgtgtacaaggggagggttcctggagtctacgacgactgggaggactgtcggagacaggtgcaccgtttcagcggcaacagctacaagggataccccactagggtggaggcggaaggaagatacgcccgttatgtagcgggagagatgagggacatgaggaggaaccggatgaagaccatggccttcgtgatgatggtcatcatgaccatgttggtcatgttctatgtgattgtagtttaggttaggacctacattgtgaggtgtatgacgatacttgtgacgactatgtaccgagacttctaactttgtgaaacttcgtcgttcggtgttgcatatgcacatgtgttgtatgaatcaacattccggaacgagacttgtgtatttgtgtattgataccgaaatgatacttgactctctatgtgcttctcgtaTTGCATGTGCTGCTGTACAAATATGAACtgtgttgtaaatatatactgctgtcaaatatgtattctaatatgctggaaaaaagctggaaaaagatttttcgaatttattgccggcgcacctaaatgacatactgccggcgcacgtggcatgcgccagtgctggaagcactactgccggcgcagcggcgatggcgcgccggcagtatccgttctatcgccggcgcactgcctggtgcgccggcagtggcccgttatcaccggcccgttcgcaccggtgggctcgtggtgcgccggcaatgggccttttaggttcgccggcggtaggcctttcCCTTGTAGTGTCAGCTCCTCCGTCCTTACCAAATGGTCCGGTTACTTGGCTGCGTAGAGGTATTTCTCAGCCTAAGGTACGTACTGATGGGACTGTGGCTTGGAGCTCTATTCTTACTGCCTATACTGCCTCTAAGGATACACGGGAACCTCGGGACTATAAATAAGATCTTCGTATCCCTCATTGGCATGATGCTATGGAAGCTGAATTCTCTGCTCTACAGTCTAATGGTACTTGGCGACTGGTCCCTCCTGTTCCTGGTGTTAATTTGATTGATTTCAGGTGGATTTTTAAAGTCAAGCTTCATGTTGATGGCTCTATTGAGAGGTACAAGGCCCGTTTAGTTGCTAAGGGATATAAACAACGCTATGGTctggactatgatgagactttcagCCTTGTGGTGAAGCCTGCTACCATTCGGTTATTACTTGGTATGGCTCTCTCTCACCGCCGGTACCTTCGTCAGCTCGACATTCAGAATGCCTTTCTTCATGATTTTCTGGATGAGGAGGTTTACATAAGGCAACCTCCTGGCTTTGTTGATTTTGATCGCCCGGATCATTACTGTCGACTGATCAAATCActatatggactgaagcaagccccTCGTGTTTGGCATGCTCGTCTCAGTTTGGTTCTTGGCTCCTTGGGCTTCTCCCCGTCAGTGGTTGATACATTCTTGTTTATTCTTCGTCGCCCGGATATGACTATCTTCCTGTtggtctatgttgatgatatcattgtTCTTAGCTCATTGTAAGTGCTATTCCCAGGTTGATTGGCAAGCTTCGGTTTGAATTTTCTGTGAAGGATTTTGGTGCTCTCCATTATTTTCTGGGTATTGAAGTGTCATCACCTTCcgctggtcatcttcttcttcaacagcgtaaGTATGCCTTGGAGCTTCTTGCACGCGCAGGTATGTTGAAGTGTGCTCCTGTGACTACTCATATGGTATCTTCTGAACGTCTGTGCAGCTCGGATGGTGATGTTCTTTCTCCCGAGGAGGTCACTCAGTACCGCAGTATTGTTGGAGGTCTTCAGTATCTCACAGTGACACGACCGGATTTATCTTTTGTGGTTAACAAGGTCTGCCAATTCCTTCATGAGCCTCTTACACCTTATTGGTCTGCTGTCAAGCGGATCCTTCGCTATGTGCGTCACATTCCTTGTGGCTTGCATTTTCGGTCTTCTTCATCCACACTACTTTCAGCATTCTCTGATGCTGACTGGGCTAGTAATATGGATGATCGGCGATCCACGCGGGGATATGCTATATTTTATGGAGGAAATCTGATCGCCTGGAGTGCACGGAAACAGTCTACTGTCTCGAGATCGAGTACGGAGTCTGAGTATAAAGCTCTGGCTGATGCTACAGCTGAGCTTGTTTGGGTACAGTCCTTGTTCAGAGAGCTTGGTGTGACCCAACATTGACCTCCAGTCTTGTGGTGTGACAACATTGGTGCAACTTACTTGTCATCCAATCCAGTTTTTCATGCGAGGACGAAGCATATCGAAGTGGACTTTCACTTTGTTCGTGAGCGTGTGTCTCAGAAGCAACTTCAGATTCGATTTATCTCGTCGAAGGATCAAGTCGAAGGATCAAGTTGCTGATATCTTTACTAAACCACTCCCTTTAACTTTGTATGAGCATTGTAAGCGCAATCTCAACCTTTCATTAGTTAAGACtaggaaatttgcccgtgcgttgcatcgggtgtGAAAAGAAATATCAACTTCTGTACTGTTACCATCTGGTCTGTCTTTAGAACTGAATCTGAATTGAAATAAGATGGTGCATACTATTTTTACATGTGAACTTTGAGAAACTGATTTTCAGCTACTTTTTTTATCTAGTTAGTGCACTGCCTGCCTCGCATAGGATATGTCGTCTTTGGTTCATTAACCACCTTGTTTTGCTAGGCTTGATTTCCATCACAAGTTTCTACAATGcttcttttcttgttttctttcATCTACCCGTCAGATTCATCACACAGGATTTAGCCCAGATCTTACAAGCATCAGAGCATGGTCAGCATAACATGTGAGTCTCGGCCAGAGTTGCCCTTGAAATAGAGCTGGCCGGCATCTTCGGCGGCTGAGATACTGTCGTCAGACTGGGCAATACTACACTGATGATACATGTTCAATAATACGGAGTAGGAAGAATTGAAGTAGTTCTAGTTTAAGTCGGCTAGCACAGTTTGTTCAGAGCGTCACAGACAATTTTTCATATCCGGGCGTCCTCTTCCTACATCTCGTGTTCTCGTAGAAGGAGACAAGTCCGCGAGGGCTCAGCCGATTGCCAGATATTAAACCGCTGAATCCACCGAAACAACAGAGAATCCGGCGATGACCCCAATTTCAGATCATTGTCTGAATAAGCATGCTCTGACTGCGGCCAATGCGATGGGAAGGGGCGTCCTCGCCGTGGAGGTCTGGTCGGCGGACGATGCCAATGCTCCTGGCCACGCCATCGAGAACATCGTCGGTTAAGCCGTCGCTGCCGCCAGCACTGCATCCTCAACTGACAGGGGTGTGAGATCTGACAGACGTCGGATGCGTCGAAGTGGTTCTGCCGAATCAAGTTCTCTCCTCTTATTTGTATCGAATACTAACTTGATTTTAGGATTTGGTGGAGCGGCTGCAATGAACTTTATGGAACCAATAATGAACGTTGTAAGTCTTAGGGAAGAGCGAATCCAGATTGATTGCGTCTCCTACTAGACTCGGCAAGTTTGAGAAAGAATAAACCATGGAACCAGACGTGCTGCTCCAAACTTCTTCCCAAAAGAGACGGTATGAAACTGTGTCTTTTAATTTCCACCTCTGCCAACATCTCGTTGTATAATCTGCCTAACCGAGCTTACTAAAGATTGTGCTGTCGTTTCCTTGTTTCTGGATCCCACGAGGCAttgttttttgtatttttgtaagcagttctgCACACTGCACGTCTTCACGCCCCACGCGAACAAGCAATTTAAAACTTTTATCTTACGGACTCATCGGGAATTCGGGATGTTCGGCTCAGGGAAGGAGCGCTTGACAGTGGGGAACGCGCGAGAAGTGGAAATCGGATAGAGCGCTGCAGCTGGAGGACCGCCGCTGCTACACGGGAGGATGACGCCCGGGGCGCTGGATCTTGAGGGTCGCTGCACGGAGGACGACGGACTTACTAATCGGTGTTTGCTTTTGCGTTTGCTGGAGAACATGTGGCCGCGTATCACAGAGCCGCCATAGTCGATGTATATAGGAGATGGAAACCGGCTCACGACCTCGTCTCAACGACGGCATATCACCACCGTATTTTCTTCCTTGATATCTCATTGAATCGCTCTGCGTCAAAGGCTTGATTCCCGCTGGATAAAAGTAACGGAGCGCCGCCGCCTGGCGCTTTTCGTCTGAGAGCTCTCCTAACCCACGACCTCGTCTAGTCGAATTTGCTTTTGCTTCGTCCATCATGACCGCTACCGTAGTTCTTGCTTATTGTACTCGAAAAGTCGATAAGAAGACGTCGCAGGTGATGAGTGCTAGGCCAGAGGCGGCTTGAGGCGTGCGGCTGTGCGGCTTTTATAGGAGCGATCGAGGGCCCGTGATCGATATGAATTTTGTGAGGGATTCGGCAGCAGACTCTGCACGCAGACGTGCGTGTTTAGGTCTCTGTGTGTTACGTCAGCTTTTGTATATGGACCGTACATCGTAAGACAAATTGCAATCGTAGGCGAAACGGATATCTAGCCGACGGACGAAACTTAAATTAGCTACGGACCAACATGACGGACCGAACcacggaaacgttagctcctttattattaggtatagattgaaGGAGGGTGTTAGGGTGTATACATATAGAACTCTCTTTAATTGTATTATGTACGCATATATAATGAGAAGAACCTTACACGATTTCTATTACTGTCTCCGGAAAGAAACCAGTAATAGAAAACTGCATATGTTAGCGCCCTGTCTTGGCTCCACCTGCACGGAAAGAAGCTGGAGAAGCCTCTTGTTACTGAAGCTAGAAGTCCAAATACTCTGCTCCGCCTTGCATATTACATCATAGAGCTCCTCTTTCTTCTGCTGGATCTTGCGAGTAAGTTCCTCAGTAGCTTGCTGGATACACATAGATAATAATCATTAATCAAGTGCAAGTGAGAAGAATACTATCAATTAAAGATTCAATAAGGAATGCATGATGCAAAGCAATTACCAACAGAGTCAATATCGTGTAAATGTTGAATGGATTGCTTGAAATAGATTCCCTCGGATGAATTGTTAGGAAATCAATAATGCACTTGTGTTATATGAATTGCAGCAGGCACAAGAGGGGATTGTTCGATACATCAAAACAGCAGAGCAACAAattagacatcttataagttgcaatttGCTAAAGGGATGAGTAAAAGTCACAACTTTAAGATGATCAAACACAATAACATATGCAGGCACAACCACAAGAGGAGATTGTCCAAGACATCAAAACAATAGGGCAACAAATCAGACATCTTATATATTACAATTTGCTGGGATGTGTAAAGGTCACAACTTTAAGATGATCAACCAGGAACGCTCCTTTCCTCAAAAAATGCTAATTTGTGCAGGTAAAATTGTTCTTGTTTCTTTTTCGCAAAAAAAATCTCTTGTGTTTCTAATAGGAGAGAGACGAAATTAAGAAGTTACACGTGTTAGCTGTGAAGAATATGATTATCACTCGCTAGATCCTTGATCACGTGAGGTATTGCGTACCAAAACAAATAACCAGGGTATCATGCAGGGTAAAAGTTGTTAGCTTTGGTCAAGATATACCTCATCGGTACAGTACATGCGCCTTGGCACGAGCCTGCCATGCTTCTCCGCAACCGCTGGCGACGTGAGTGCCGCCTGGGTTCGCTGGAGCACGGAGCCACTTATCCTCCTCGCTCCCTGTCGAAGAAGCGCCGACATCGTCGCTGCCTGCAAAAAAAAGTAGGGATTATGAGGCTTGAATCGCCGCCGACCGTCCCCTATGCTCACCGCTGCCGTCCGCTCCTCTTCCCTATATATCTAGGCTATTGGGTTGCTATgggttggaaaggtaaattgaaAGGATCATATGCCGCACCTAGTGGGGGTTGATTatatgctaaccaatttttaattCTTTTACAATTTAGGCTTgatacaaaggtaaattctctagatatgcaactatgtgaatttacctatatgacaaaatcaataactaagcaagatatagctaaacAAGATATAAtagaacaattaaggatagaggtaaccgagagtgaagCACGTGGAGACACAGAGATGATTCTCGTAGTTCCTTTTTTTTGAGGGGaaatacgtctacgtttggaggagtgtggtctgCACGAAGGCCAGACCAACGCCACAAATGCCTCACttaggtctcctgtgagcaacgccataaaggtctagcccacttccactaagggatttcctcaagGCGGAAATTGGGCCTTTACAAGATTCTTGGGGCAcatatccacaaccgaattggaggctcccaatatctgcagtggctctaatggtggatgAACTTGAGCACGATTGAGCACTTTGAgctggaggaagaaggggggtatttataccccccaccaATTGTAGCCGTTGCAAActagggccggatattccggtgtGAAGTTGGGGCCGGAATTTCCGCCCCCTCGACACAAATGTCCAGGCAAATTTCCGTGGGGCATCCAGTGGCTCCGGAGCTTAAGTCCTTAGCGGAATTTTGGGAGACGGAAATTCTCAGAATTTCTGGCCTGGAAATTCCAGAaatccttcttccttcttcctttttACTTAAAAGTTCAAACTATAATGTCGATCTTTTTTGCACACTATGCCACATTAGATCATCACATATGttatcatcaaacacacaaaacataattatGGAGAGAtgggttctttcaatctcccctttttggtgtttgatgacaacacatggATTTGCAATAAAATTACTAGCACTAGACAATATGTTGACACAaagatagaggcactccccctagatgtgtgcataaaagtagtttgcatttgaatacaaatgcaccaCACATTTATTTTACTAGGATGATCCCACTTTTATTTTCTGAATATtttttatagattgcaaatagcgCTACCTTGGCCCTGGCCCATGGTTTATCAACTTATGTTGGAGTAGCGataagtttttttgttttgtagTATAAAGAATGAAACATTAGAATATTAGGTTATGTCAGTAACTACTACCACcataccaaaaaaaaaaacaaggcctATAAATCTTGTCAAAAGAAAAACTTTTTACATTTGACCAAATTTATATAAGAAAGTATCAATATTCGTAATATTTCGTAAATACGCTACAAATTTATTTTGTAGCGGATAAATATATTTCGGTTTACTGCCATAGAAGTTCATATTTTAGTCTTGAAGCATTGTCAAATTCGAAAAACTTAAATCTATGCTAAATTATATTTCCTCCACTCGAATAAACAAGGCTCACACGACTTCCAAGATTTTCTTTTTACCTTTGTTTTTAGAATTGACAACAGGAGAGTCTTTTACTGTTTCATTTTATTAAAAAAGACCTTCTTACAAGCTGCTTACATATTTACTTGGTGCTCGCCCATGTGAGGCGCTGTAATACTGACGGATATGCCAACAAAACTAAAAAGTACATATAATGAGAATGGATGTAGCTATAACTAGATACTGATGAGAGCAATCAACTCCTTGAGGGATGACTGAAGATTTTCATTCATTCTACAGCTTAGGATGTCAAGATTCCTAGATAAATGTCTCTGTCAAGTCTGGACGTCGGGGCTGATCCCATCAAAGTAGGCCCTCTTACGAATTTTCCATATGTTCCAAGCTCCTAGGATCAAAACTTCAGTAAACGGGGGTTAGTTCCATGTCATTTGAGCGTATGTGATCATGAGGTTTAGCGTCATGGAGGTGTTCCACATCATCCCAGCTTGACAGTGTACTTCTGGTGGTGACTTGCTGATCAATCTGGTGTGCAAACAAAGTATCAATTGTCCATTTGCTGTCGGTTCCTTCACGTTTTAATTCTTGCTGATTATCACCATGTATTCACTTGCTGATATGGTTTCAATTCCGGCTCAGACCGCCGTATGCACCAAGGCGCAAAGGGTCATCTAGTTCTAATAAAAACTCCAAGACTACCAAATGAGCTGTGATTGCACTATAGCCAGGAACACTGCATAGCGGAATAAACCAGTAAGCATCACATCCTGTACAAGGACTCAACCGAACCAAATTTACAGAATTAGCATGGAAGCAGTACATGCCTGACCATCATGAGCAAAACCCTAActgttagtttttttttttcgagaaaacgcaaaagacttttgcgtttcatttcattgaaaagatagaGAGTTTTACAAGCCTCCTAGGAGGCGGGGTACAGGTAAGAAGTGACTCAGTGCACATCCCAGGTCGTCGGAAGCACTACCCTAATGCCGTTCGCGCCGGCCCTAGCCCAAAGATGAGCCTCATCGAAGATCTCCTGGACCAAGTCGCGCACCGAGGGCTGGGTTCTGTCAAACACGCAAGAGTTGCGGTGTTTCCAGAGCATCCAAGGCGTCAACAGGGTGAAGGAGTCCAGCCCTTTGCGCAGAGTTCATGTTGTTGGCCTTCTTGTCATAATGGAGCTCCAGTGCAATCACAATTAATAATATAGACAGTATTTTGGCGCAGCAACCAAAACAACCAACTCAGCACATAATCTAGATTAGAATGTTGTAGTGCCATAACGTAGCATGTCACACAACATCATCACAAATATAGCAGTTCCACCGAAGATAGGTTTGTACTCGGGGTCTAGCTAGCGCATCATAAAACATTCCAAGAGCACCCATCAGAATAATAGTAATAATAATTTAacaggttggcatccctctaatgAAGGGCCTGCTGCTTCTTCATCTAAAGGCACGTTGTCTTCAGTCTTCGCTGCGTCTTCTGGCATCAAAACAAGTTCCCCATCCCCATCAGGTGAGATCCTGTCTCCACTTCGCTTGCTTCATGCTCTTCTTTCATGATCGTGCCTGGAGCTACCTTCTCGTCGTTAGAAGAACCATTGTAACAATCCACGGCCAAAAAGGCTAATGAAAAGAAGCCTGCTCTCTTGATCCCGCTGATAGCACTTGTTGAGGACTTCAGGTCGCGCCTGCAGGTAGGGTCAAATGAGGCCATATAAACTCCTGTGCGAGAACAAATGaggaataagaaatagaaaaatgcATCCTTTTGATATCATACCAGTCACAGTCAGAAGGCCTTGGGGTGACATCTTTACAAAGACGCGCGAGGAGGAAAGCGTCCCACCAGCTACTAGTCTTAcaattcctctcccccttggcaaTCAAATCATAGAGCTCGTCTTTCCTCTTCTGGATCTCACGCACGAGTTCCACATGACCTTGCTGGTGCACATACATAACAGTATCAGTTGAATAGCTAGTGAATCAATCATTGACATTCCAGCAGGCAGAAGAAGACATTGTTCAACTAACCAAAACAGCGATAAACAAATTGAACATCGTATATGCTGCAATTTGCTAAATGACTGAGTAAAAGTCACAACATTAAGATGATCAACCAGGAAATAAGATTGCTTCCTCTAAATAAAAAAATACTACTTTGTGCAGGTAATTTTGCCCATGTTTCTAATAGAAGAGACGAAATTAAGAAGTCCCGCATGTTAACAGTGAAGAATTCGATTATCGCTCGCTAGATCCTCGATCGCGTGAGGTATTTGCACAGCAAAACAAATAGCCGTATATCATGCAGGGTAAAAGATGACAGCTTTGGTTAAGATTAAGATACCTCCTCGGTACTGTACATGCGACTTGCCACGATCCGGCGTCGCTCCACCGCAACCGCCGGTGAAGTGACCGCCGCCCGGGTTCGCTGGAGCACGGCGCCACAGATCCTCCTCGCCCCCTGTCGAAGAAGCGCCGACATCGTCGCTGCCTGCAAATAAAGAGGGATTAGGATTTAGGAGGCACGAATCACCGCCGGCCGTCCATTCAGCTCACTGCTCCTCCTCCCCTATCTAGGCTATTGGGTTGGAAAGGCGAGAAATTTCGGTAGAATTTAGTGCGTACCTTGCGGGATCTGGGATTGCCTcctcgttagggttagggttcctcGCTCGCCTGCCTTCCGCCTCTGGAGTCTGGACACGAACTCCTGCGCTCGCTGGAGGGTGCGGGGCGTTCCTCTTTGTACTCCCGCGAACGGGCCGAGCCCGACCGTCTACGAGCCACACTCGGTCTTCTTTCCAAGAAATTCCTCCTCTTTTTTTTTGACACAAACTATTCTCTGGATTTATCTAAAACTAACCACTTTTTTTAAATGAAAAATATCCACTTCTGAGAGAA
This Lolium perenne isolate Kyuss_39 chromosome 1, Kyuss_2.0, whole genome shotgun sequence DNA region includes the following protein-coding sequences:
- the LOC139829731 gene encoding uncharacterized protein — translated: MSALLRQGARRICGAVLQRTRAAVTSPAVAVERRRIVASRMYSTEEQGHVELVREIQKRKDELYDLIAKGERNCKTSSWWDAFLLARLCKDVTPRPSDCDWRDLKSSTSAISGIKRAGFFSLAFLAVDCYNGSSNDEKVAPGTIMKEEHEASEVETGSHLMGMGNLF